A window from Candidatus Arthromitus sp. SFB-rat-Yit encodes these proteins:
- the sufC gene encoding Fe-S cluster assembly ATPase SufC, translated as MNFLDIQNFSVNVNEKNVLNNINLSVNSGEVHVILGPNGSGKSSLSMSILGNPRYTVVNGDIFFKGEKINNLTPDERARKGIFLCFQQVEEIEGLVYKDYLRELKSKVKNEKPNLAFNMSLSKEFGDVGLQDSHILRYLNSGFSGGEKKKSELLQMKFLNPELIILDEIDSGLDIDAVRSVCDILKNLITKDKAVIIITHREEIIRELNVTHVHILKDGQNVKTGGIELFDEVNKNGYSVLLEEK; from the coding sequence ATGAATTTTTTAGATATACAAAATTTTAGTGTTAATGTAAATGAAAAGAATGTTTTAAATAATATAAATCTTTCAGTTAATTCAGGAGAAGTTCATGTTATACTTGGACCAAATGGAAGTGGTAAATCATCTTTATCTATGAGTATACTTGGAAATCCTAGATACACAGTTGTAAATGGAGATATATTTTTTAAAGGAGAGAAAATAAATAATTTAACTCCAGATGAGAGAGCGAGAAAAGGAATATTTTTATGTTTTCAACAAGTTGAAGAAATAGAAGGTCTTGTATATAAAGATTATTTAAGAGAGCTTAAAAGTAAGGTTAAAAATGAAAAACCTAATCTTGCGTTTAATATGAGTTTGAGTAAAGAATTTGGGGATGTTGGATTGCAAGACTCTCATATTCTTAGATATTTAAATTCCGGATTTTCTGGTGGAGAGAAGAAAAAGAGTGAATTACTTCAAATGAAATTTTTAAATCCTGAGTTGATAATATTAGATGAAATAGACTCTGGACTTGATATAGATGCTGTTCGTTCTGTGTGTGATATTCTTAAAAATTTAATAACTAAAGATAAGGCTGTTATTATAATTACTCATAGAGAAGAGATTATCCGTGAGCTTAATGTGACTCATGTACATATATTAAAAGATGGTCAAAATGTTAAAACTGGAGGGATAGAATTGTTTGATGAAGTAAATAAAAATGGTTATTCAGTTCTATTGGAGGAGAAATAG
- a CDS encoding Cof-type HAD-IIB family hydrolase: MKNIKLICLDLDGTTLKDISNISSVNIEYINKAYNNGIKIALVTGRLFIHCLYFSKVLGIPTYALGNNGTYVYDIENNKIVYSSFFGVDNLVKIHKFVKEKHFNTHYSTIDTIYSNNNLDDYHDEENKNEHSMKKVVIEDEDEWDELFKNNGDKICKVLVSSDDENKLNDLILKIIELGEFEVEYSWVNTIEILKKGEGKGKGVAELRKYLNIDKEHIMCIGDGGNDISMFKECGYKVAVNNAIDELKLKADFITLDFDKDGVGYAIKKLLEHF; the protein is encoded by the coding sequence GTGAAAAATATAAAATTAATTTGTTTAGATTTGGATGGTACTACGCTTAAAGATATCTCAAATATTTCTAGTGTAAATATAGAATATATAAATAAGGCGTACAATAATGGGATAAAGATAGCTTTAGTTACGGGTAGATTATTTATACATTGTTTATATTTTTCAAAAGTTTTAGGGATACCTACATATGCGTTAGGAAACAATGGAACATATGTATATGATATTGAAAATAATAAGATTGTATATTCAAGTTTTTTTGGTGTAGATAATTTAGTTAAAATACATAAATTTGTAAAAGAAAAACATTTTAACACACATTATTCTACAATAGATACAATTTATTCTAATAATAATTTGGATGATTATCATGATGAGGAGAATAAAAATGAACACTCTATGAAGAAGGTTGTAATTGAAGATGAAGATGAGTGGGATGAATTATTTAAAAATAATGGAGATAAGATATGTAAGGTTTTAGTTTCGAGTGATGATGAAAATAAGCTTAATGATTTAATATTAAAAATCATAGAATTAGGAGAATTTGAAGTAGAGTATTCATGGGTTAATACAATTGAAATATTGAAAAAAGGTGAAGGGAAAGGAAAAGGAGTTGCTGAACTTAGAAAATATTTAAATATAGATAAAGAACATATTATGTGTATAGGTGATGGGGGGAACGATATATCTATGTTTAAAGAGTGTGGGTATAAAGTTGCTGTAAATAATGCGATAGATGAATTGAAATTAAAAGCTGATTTCATAACTCTTGATTTTGATAAAGATGGAGTTGGATATGCTATAAAAAAATTATTAGAACACTTTTAG
- a CDS encoding MGH1-like glycoside hydrolase domain-containing protein, whose translation MKWKFIKKLLSGFMIFSLCFSSSVYASGKKYEISDFVNVLNVQARLTDTPYGYYQVSDFTTFMDNGSWHGYSLPSLDDKNNLGGFAGPTILFESTSETIAVNLSEALTKIKLVKNGNEVDLSLAKPTLSYYPGKLVQSYEFRNDFKLIMELIFGTDRTAIVKTQIINLSNDPVKFNVSWEGKLFDSFTHNKKVYNINPSIESLSNGLRVNFDGENGGLSENTKYNKFLVNYDKDVSTEVSEDKNSYKTYLKDEIILDKGGSYTINRTESFTFTDDEYKSEQFKISSIQNNPERYFSENLIRWQSYINNTIKDDGSVSKAYKNAAIKSIMTLTTNWRSEAGDLKNSGITPSVSYRWFNGLWAWDSWKNAVAVAGFDTELAKDSIRVMFDYQVQSTDEKRPQDEGVILDAIYYQEESFNKRNSKPPLAAWAVYNVYKEDKDIEFVKEMYPKLKAYHEWWYRNRDTDKNGIAEYGAMVHEAHYKYDSNGNILKDESNTPILNNDAIIEAAAWESGMDNAIRFDKEGIGEGDIGVQVFKNTNKNGDIVGYSINQESVDLNAYLYAEKAFLKYFAELLGNNEDAVKYKNEAKEVADYINKFMYDDETGFYYDLQIDKTGNNKKLLVNRGKGTEGYIPLWAKLAPSDKAEKVVQNILDPEKFNLNVPFPTASKDNPFFNPNVYWRGPVWLDQALYGIEALENYGYKKEAIELTYKLFDNAQGILSSNPINENYNPLTGEALHAKNFSWSAAAYYLLYRNTLCGNENTSQNVLTIE comes from the coding sequence ATGAAATGGAAATTTATTAAGAAATTATTATCGGGATTTATGATTTTTAGCCTCTGTTTTTCTTCATCTGTATATGCAAGTGGGAAAAAATATGAAATTTCTGATTTTGTAAACGTATTAAATGTACAAGCAAGGTTGACAGATACACCATATGGATATTATCAAGTAAGTGATTTTACGACTTTTATGGATAATGGATCTTGGCATGGATATAGTTTACCATCTTTAGATGATAAAAATAATCTGGGAGGATTCGCGGGACCTACGATTTTATTTGAGAGTACATCAGAAACAATAGCGGTTAATTTATCTGAGGCACTTACTAAAATTAAGCTGGTTAAAAATGGAAATGAGGTTGATTTATCTTTAGCTAAACCAACATTATCATATTATCCAGGTAAATTAGTTCAAAGTTATGAATTTAGAAATGATTTTAAATTAATTATGGAATTGATATTTGGAACAGATAGAACTGCTATAGTAAAAACTCAAATTATAAATTTAAGCAATGATCCTGTAAAGTTTAATGTTTCATGGGAAGGGAAATTATTTGATTCTTTTACACACAATAAGAAGGTATATAATATTAACCCTTCCATAGAATCTCTATCAAATGGATTAAGAGTAAATTTTGATGGGGAGAATGGGGGATTATCGGAAAATACAAAATATAATAAGTTCTTAGTAAATTATGATAAAGATGTTAGTACTGAGGTTTCTGAAGATAAAAATTCTTATAAAACTTATTTAAAAGATGAGATTATTTTAGATAAGGGTGGTTCTTATACAATAAACAGAACTGAAAGTTTTACATTTACAGATGACGAGTATAAGAGTGAGCAATTCAAAATTTCAAGTATACAAAATAATCCTGAAAGATATTTTTCAGAGAATCTTATAAGGTGGCAGAGTTATATAAACAACACGATAAAAGATGATGGAAGTGTTAGTAAGGCTTATAAAAATGCTGCGATAAAATCTATTATGACACTTACTACAAATTGGAGGAGTGAGGCTGGAGATTTAAAAAATTCTGGAATTACTCCATCAGTTTCATATAGATGGTTTAATGGATTATGGGCATGGGACTCTTGGAAAAATGCGGTTGCAGTTGCTGGATTTGATACAGAACTTGCAAAAGATTCTATAAGAGTAATGTTTGATTATCAAGTTCAATCCACAGATGAGAAGCGCCCACAGGATGAGGGAGTGATATTGGATGCTATATATTATCAAGAAGAATCTTTTAATAAAAGGAATTCAAAGCCACCTCTAGCAGCTTGGGCTGTTTATAATGTTTATAAGGAAGATAAGGATATAGAATTTGTAAAGGAAATGTATCCTAAATTAAAGGCTTATCATGAGTGGTGGTATAGGAATAGAGATACAGATAAAAATGGTATTGCTGAATATGGAGCTATGGTTCATGAAGCGCATTATAAATATGATAGTAATGGAAATATTTTAAAAGATGAAAGTAATACACCAATTTTAAATAATGATGCAATTATTGAGGCTGCAGCTTGGGAAAGTGGTATGGATAATGCTATAAGATTTGATAAAGAAGGTATCGGAGAAGGGGATATTGGAGTACAAGTATTTAAAAACACAAATAAAAATGGAGATATAGTTGGGTATTCAATAAATCAAGAGTCAGTTGATTTAAATGCGTATTTGTATGCAGAAAAAGCTTTTTTAAAGTATTTTGCTGAGTTGTTAGGTAATAATGAAGATGCTGTTAAATATAAGAATGAAGCTAAAGAGGTAGCTGATTATATAAATAAATTTATGTATGATGATGAAACTGGATTTTATTACGATTTACAGATAGATAAAACAGGCAATAATAAGAAATTATTGGTAAATAGAGGTAAAGGTACAGAAGGATATATACCATTATGGGCAAAACTTGCGCCTTCAGATAAAGCAGAGAAAGTCGTACAAAATATATTAGATCCTGAAAAATTTAATTTAAACGTTCCATTTCCAACAGCATCTAAGGACAATCCTTTTTTTAATCCAAATGTATATTGGAGAGGTCCTGTATGGTTAGACCAGGCATTATATGGAATTGAAGCATTAGAAAATTATGGGTACAAAAAAGAAGCAATTGAGTTAACTTATAAGTTATTTGATAATGCACAAGGTATTTTATCTTCAAATCCTATTAATGAAAATTATAATCCTTTAACAGGAGAAGCACTTCATGCAAAGAATTTTAGTTGGAGTGCAGCTGCATATTATTTATTATATAGAAATACATTGTGTGGAAATGAAAATACATCACAAAATGTTTTAACAATAGAATGA
- a CDS encoding DUF4214 domain-containing protein, producing the protein MLRRKFCKILSSSLICLLFGFSLIKVNAENSDNTGVNVNIETNVDSGPIYNSVNDFVVKSYEVFLNRNNLDDTGIEYWSYLLGNHNESLYNYMISLVTGEEFLSKDVSDKEFIDMIYKLLFNKSPSDEESNYWIGKIEEENEKLNDKNSARHEVSKMMFGENSFREFSYKIGTTPEFQNLNNFGVAELREEYDSEKIEYINGLYEEFTKVEQAVLAQSEDSNRDIETILGMFPIFANKTEDKMYEDIKSVSSGNIKRIVHALDYQVELPNDTPKSVYISPFIELDGDKNNDFITLGLSVTSRNLGKLITKADIVLGNESLDLEVSYKDQSKYDEKGISVHEFKIKINSKEDLELLNKILSYDLSKLRFTFDDSSTYVYSLYEKDRVRNTLRFMNNLYTHIVVTALI; encoded by the coding sequence ATGCTAAGGAGGAAATTTTGTAAAATATTATCTAGTTCACTTATTTGTTTATTATTCGGCTTTAGTTTAATTAAGGTTAATGCTGAAAATAGTGATAATACTGGAGTAAATGTTAATATTGAAACTAATGTTGATTCTGGACCAATATATAATTCTGTGAATGATTTTGTGGTAAAGAGTTATGAGGTTTTTTTAAATAGGAATAATTTAGATGATACAGGTATTGAGTATTGGAGTTATTTACTTGGAAATCATAATGAATCATTATATAATTATATGATTTCTTTAGTAACGGGAGAAGAATTTTTATCAAAAGATGTTAGTGATAAAGAATTTATAGATATGATATATAAATTATTATTTAATAAATCCCCAAGCGATGAGGAGAGTAATTATTGGATAGGAAAAATTGAAGAAGAAAATGAAAAATTAAATGATAAAAATTCTGCAAGACATGAAGTAAGTAAAATGATGTTTGGCGAGAATTCTTTTCGTGAATTTTCATATAAAATTGGAACTACGCCAGAATTTCAAAATTTAAATAATTTTGGTGTTGCAGAATTAAGAGAGGAATATGATTCTGAAAAAATAGAGTATATAAATGGTTTATATGAAGAATTTACAAAAGTTGAACAAGCTGTGTTAGCTCAAAGCGAGGATAGTAATAGGGATATTGAAACTATATTAGGCATGTTTCCAATATTTGCAAATAAAACAGAAGATAAGATGTATGAAGATATAAAAAGTGTATCGAGTGGAAATATAAAACGAATTGTACATGCACTCGATTATCAAGTAGAATTACCAAATGATACTCCTAAATCTGTATATATTTCACCATTTATAGAATTAGATGGAGACAAGAATAATGATTTTATAACTTTAGGATTGAGTGTTACTTCAAGAAATCTTGGTAAACTTATAACTAAGGCGGACATAGTTTTAGGAAATGAATCTTTAGATTTGGAGGTTAGCTATAAAGATCAAAGTAAATATGATGAAAAAGGAATTTCAGTTCATGAATTTAAAATTAAAATTAACTCAAAAGAGGATCTTGAGCTTTTAAATAAAATTTTGAGTTATGATTTATCTAAACTTAGATTTACTTTTGATGATTCAAGTACGTATGTTTATAGTTTATATGAAAAAGATAGAGTAAGAAATACATTGAGATTTATGAATAATTTATATACTCACATTGTAGTTACAGCATTAATTTAA
- the aroB gene encoding 3-dehydroquinate synthase translates to MEKLILELKQRKCEVLIGEGSFKNLKDIIRGKRCFFIIDKIVYERFYSTYLRELIIDLDHDIYLIDCIEKNKNIIMVTEIVKMLSDKGYLRDSILIGIGGGIVGDIVGFVASIYMRGIQFINIPTTILAQVDSSIGGKNAVNISGCKNLIGTFNQPHFVVIDNNFLTSLPKREIISGLAEVLKYGIICEYGFLNYIDKNLIDILNGNINIIREIVKRSCEFKINIISQDEYDTSIRKILNHGHTIGHAIESVTNYSVYTHGEAVIIGMYYECLLALKLNLIDEAYFKFIYEILRRFDIKFDNSILDEDRFYEALLMDKKNKSKKISFIFPISPSKVEEYMFSLDEVRGFKLSNYHF, encoded by the coding sequence TTGGAAAAACTCATTCTTGAACTAAAGCAAAGAAAATGTGAAGTATTAATAGGAGAAGGTTCTTTTAAAAATCTTAAAGATATAATTAGAGGCAAGAGATGTTTTTTTATTATAGATAAGATAGTTTATGAAAGGTTTTATAGTACATATTTGAGGGAATTAATCATTGATTTAGACCATGATATTTATTTGATTGATTGTATTGAAAAGAATAAAAATATAATTATGGTAACAGAAATTGTAAAAATGCTTAGTGATAAGGGGTATTTAAGAGATTCTATTTTAATTGGAATTGGCGGGGGGATTGTTGGAGATATAGTAGGATTTGTTGCATCTATATATATGAGAGGTATACAATTTATAAATATCCCAACAACCATTCTTGCTCAAGTTGATAGTTCGATTGGTGGTAAAAATGCTGTTAATATTTCAGGGTGTAAGAATTTAATTGGAACATTTAATCAACCACATTTTGTTGTTATAGATAATAATTTTTTAACATCATTACCGAAGAGAGAAATAATTTCTGGATTAGCTGAAGTTTTAAAATATGGTATAATATGCGAGTATGGGTTTTTAAACTATATAGATAAAAATCTTATAGATATATTAAATGGGAATATTAACATTATACGTGAGATAGTAAAAAGAAGTTGCGAGTTTAAAATTAATATCATAAGTCAAGATGAGTATGATACTTCAATTAGGAAAATTTTGAATCATGGACATACTATAGGGCATGCGATAGAGAGTGTTACTAATTATTCAGTTTATACTCATGGTGAAGCTGTAATTATAGGAATGTATTATGAGTGCTTACTTGCACTGAAACTTAATTTAATAGATGAGGCGTATTTTAAATTTATATATGAAATTTTAAGAAGATTTGATATAAAATTTGACAATAGTATTTTAGATGAAGATAGATTTTATGAAGCATTATTAATGGACAAGAAAAATAAATCTAAGAAGATTAGCTTTATTTTTCCAATTTCTCCATCAAAGGTAGAAGAGTATATGTTTTCATTGGATGAAGTTAGAGGGTTTAAACTTTCAAATTATCATTTTTAA
- the aroC gene encoding chorismate synthase: MRYFTAGESHGKGLVGVIEGLPSNVYIDVDEINDLLKKRQSFYGRGNRMKIENDKIEFISGIRNSKTLGSPISFFIKNYDYKNWEKYMDPMNCDISSKKVLKPRPGHADLSGIIKYDFDDCRNVLERSSARETATRLAIGAICIQVLRNFNIDSASHVLSIGDIRNSNTYCFEEIKRSDEYEFRFLDNKRIDDIKSLIDRIKSQGDTIGGSYEIRIKNVPVGIGSYVHYDRKLDGLLAAALISVNSMKAIEFGDGLETFIDKGSNSHDAIEYRNGNYRRKTNRAGGIEGGMSNGEEIVIRCYHKPIPTLYKPIKSVNISSKEIECASIERSDCTVVPSASIISESVAMTVICQEFLRKFSGDSLKEVLRNWKNSFLN, from the coding sequence ATGAGATATTTTACTGCTGGCGAGTCACATGGTAAAGGTCTTGTTGGGGTTATAGAGGGTTTGCCATCTAATGTGTACATAGATGTAGATGAAATAAATGATCTTTTAAAAAAAAGACAGTCTTTTTATGGGCGTGGAAATAGGATGAAAATTGAGAATGATAAAATTGAATTTATATCTGGAATTAGGAATTCAAAGACATTAGGATCCCCTATATCATTTTTTATAAAAAATTATGATTATAAAAATTGGGAGAAATATATGGATCCTATGAACTGTGATATTTCATCTAAAAAGGTTTTAAAACCAAGACCTGGTCATGCTGATTTAAGTGGAATAATCAAATATGATTTTGATGATTGTAGAAATGTGCTTGAAAGAAGTAGTGCAAGAGAAACTGCAACTAGATTAGCTATTGGGGCTATTTGTATACAAGTTTTGAGAAATTTTAATATAGACAGTGCATCTCATGTTTTATCTATAGGAGATATTAGGAATAGTAATACATATTGTTTTGAAGAAATTAAGAGAAGTGATGAATATGAATTCAGATTTTTAGATAATAAAAGGATCGATGATATAAAATCTTTAATTGATCGTATAAAATCTCAAGGTGATACAATAGGAGGATCCTATGAGATCAGGATTAAAAATGTACCTGTAGGAATTGGAAGCTATGTTCATTATGATCGTAAGTTAGATGGATTATTGGCAGCTGCACTTATAAGTGTTAACTCCATGAAGGCTATAGAATTTGGTGATGGATTAGAAACTTTTATAGATAAAGGATCAAATTCACATGATGCAATTGAATATAGAAATGGAAATTACAGAAGAAAAACTAATAGAGCAGGTGGTATTGAAGGGGGTATGAGTAATGGAGAAGAAATTGTGATTAGATGTTACCATAAACCCATTCCGACACTTTATAAACCTATAAAGAGCGTAAATATATCATCAAAAGAGATTGAATGTGCAAGTATTGAAAGAAGTGATTGCACGGTTGTGCCTTCAGCATCAATTATTTCTGAGAGTGTTGCTATGACTGTTATATGTCAGGAGTTTTTAAGAAAGTTCTCTGGAGATAGTTTGAAGGAGGTATTAAGAAATTGGAAAAACTCATTCTTGAACTAA
- the aroA gene encoding 3-phosphoshikimate 1-carboxyvinyltransferase, which translates to MNIRSKKIKSVINIPGDKSISHRALMISSISNGVSVIHKFLFSKDSLATMECLKNLGVKIEIDDSRIKVFGNGLYSLKKYDDVLDAKNSGTTIRIMSGILSGSSFDSIIDGDESLRARPMDRIIKPLSLMGAGIYSLKKDKFAPLNISGRKLNSISYNMEIDSAQVKSCILFAGLYCDGITKIIENVKTRDHTERMINYFGGNIQIDKNVISIQRGEMEAREISIPGDISSASFFMVLASCIDGSELLIKDVGINETRTGIINVLRSMGADIEFINVHFNYFEEVCDIKVRGTSSLFGTLIEGDIIPTLIDEIPIICVLAAFAKGETIIKNIEELKYKESNRVKSIVDGFVKLGIEIYEFEDGIRIVGGGNIKGCEVNSYNDHRIAMAFMILSVLSGEDIKIINKSCVDISFPSFYEILNYILR; encoded by the coding sequence GTGAATATAAGAAGTAAGAAAATAAAATCTGTAATAAATATTCCAGGAGATAAATCAATATCTCATAGAGCTCTTATGATTTCGTCTATATCAAATGGGGTTAGTGTAATACATAAATTCTTATTTAGCAAAGATTCCTTAGCAACGATGGAGTGTCTTAAAAATTTGGGGGTCAAAATTGAAATTGATGATTCTAGAATTAAGGTGTTTGGGAATGGATTATATTCTTTGAAAAAATATGATGATGTGTTAGATGCTAAAAATTCTGGGACAACAATTAGAATAATGAGCGGTATTTTAAGTGGAAGTAGCTTTGATTCAATCATTGATGGAGATGAATCTTTAAGGGCTAGACCAATGGATAGAATAATAAAACCCTTATCTCTTATGGGAGCAGGAATTTATTCTCTTAAAAAAGATAAATTTGCACCTTTAAATATTTCTGGGAGAAAATTAAATTCAATTTCTTATAATATGGAAATTGATAGTGCACAGGTAAAATCATGTATTTTATTTGCAGGATTATATTGTGATGGTATAACAAAAATTATTGAAAATGTAAAGACAAGAGATCATACTGAGCGAATGATTAACTACTTTGGTGGGAATATTCAAATTGATAAAAATGTTATTTCAATTCAAAGAGGGGAGATGGAAGCACGAGAAATTTCAATTCCTGGAGATATATCATCTGCAAGTTTTTTTATGGTTCTAGCATCTTGTATTGATGGATCAGAACTTCTAATTAAAGATGTAGGGATTAATGAAACAAGAACAGGTATAATTAATGTTTTAAGAAGTATGGGAGCAGATATTGAATTTATAAATGTTCATTTTAATTATTTTGAGGAAGTGTGCGATATAAAAGTGCGTGGCACATCTTCCTTATTTGGTACTTTAATAGAAGGAGATATTATACCTACACTTATTGATGAAATACCAATTATTTGTGTGCTTGCTGCATTTGCAAAAGGTGAAACTATAATTAAAAATATAGAAGAACTTAAATATAAGGAGAGCAATAGAGTAAAGAGTATAGTAGATGGATTTGTTAAACTTGGAATTGAAATTTATGAATTTGAAGATGGAATTAGGATAGTTGGTGGAGGAAATATAAAAGGGTGTGAGGTTAATAGTTATAATGATCACAGAATAGCTATGGCATTTATGATATTATCGGTTTTAAGTGGTGAAGATATAAAGATTATAAATAAATCTTGCGTTGATATATCTTTTCCAAGTTTCTATGAAATTTTAAATTATATTTTGAGGTAG
- the aroF gene encoding 3-deoxy-7-phosphoheptulonate synthase: MIIFFEKDIDIEDALDKIIYISEINFSHFNFGENYKGIYISEDIDKEFILKNIDGIREMVQVNKPYKFVSREFKKEDTIVHIGNVKIGGEHFETIGGPCSFENEDGFMEIAKNLKEFGVKIVRGGAFKPRTSPYFFQGIGKDALKIMRRITLELDLKLVSEIVSTEDIEVFNEYVDIFQVGARNMQNFELLKKLGKCNKPILLKRGFSATIEEFLLSAEYIVSGGNMNVILCERGIRTFEKSTRNTLDISAVPVIKKLSHLPIIVDPSHASGRFDLVESLALASVSAGCDGIMVEVHNDPENALSDGCQSLKFKRFYNMNKKIHKIRKSLF; the protein is encoded by the coding sequence ATGATCATATTTTTTGAGAAGGATATAGATATAGAGGATGCTTTAGACAAAATAATATATATTTCTGAAATAAATTTTTCACATTTTAATTTTGGGGAAAATTACAAAGGTATATATATTTCAGAAGATATTGATAAGGAATTTATATTGAAAAATATTGATGGAATTAGAGAAATGGTTCAAGTTAATAAACCTTATAAATTTGTTAGCAGAGAGTTTAAGAAAGAGGATACTATTGTACATATTGGGAATGTTAAGATAGGTGGAGAACATTTTGAAACAATAGGTGGACCTTGTTCTTTTGAAAATGAAGATGGTTTTATGGAAATAGCAAAAAATTTAAAAGAATTCGGAGTCAAGATAGTAAGAGGCGGTGCATTTAAACCTCGAACTTCCCCTTATTTTTTTCAGGGAATTGGTAAAGATGCTTTAAAAATTATGAGGAGAATTACCCTTGAGTTGGACTTGAAGCTTGTTAGTGAAATTGTATCGACAGAAGATATAGAAGTATTTAATGAATATGTGGATATTTTTCAGGTTGGAGCACGAAATATGCAGAATTTTGAATTATTGAAGAAGCTTGGTAAGTGCAATAAACCTATTTTATTAAAAAGGGGGTTTAGTGCGACAATTGAAGAGTTTTTATTAAGTGCTGAGTATATCGTATCTGGAGGGAATATGAACGTTATACTTTGTGAGCGAGGAATTAGAACTTTTGAAAAAAGTACGAGAAATACTTTAGATATATCAGCTGTTCCTGTCATTAAGAAATTATCACATCTTCCTATAATAGTTGATCCTAGTCATGCATCTGGGAGATTTGATTTGGTTGAATCCCTTGCGTTGGCATCTGTTTCAGCTGGATGTGATGGAATTATGGTTGAAGTTCATAATGACCCTGAAAATGCATTATCTGATGGGTGTCAGTCACTAAAATTCAAACGATTCTATAATATGAATAAGAAAATACATAAGATAAGGAAGAGTTTATTTTAA